In Centropristis striata isolate RG_2023a ecotype Rhode Island chromosome 1, C.striata_1.0, whole genome shotgun sequence, one DNA window encodes the following:
- the zgc:175214 gene encoding RING finger protein 122 — MQPFQWCNGCLCGLGSQRSEHYCSMTSDIYHLPLNVYVIVLGIGLFVFMLSLIFCCYLFRLKQQGTREQFSYNEVVLKGASKKLSLLGQTCAVCLEEFRTRDELGVCPCSHAFHKKCLLKWLEIRSVCPMCNKPILRLHTDAPQGAEGPMDPEEV, encoded by the exons ATGCAACCATTCCAATGGTGTAACG GATGCCTGTGTGGTTTGGGTTCTCAGCGCTCTGAACACTACTGCAGCATGACGTCTGACATCTATCACCTCCCGCTCAATGTGTATGTCATTGTGCTGGGCATCGGCCTCTTCGTCTTCATGCTCAGCCTCATCTTCTGCTGCTATCTTTTCAG gTTGAAACAACAAGGAACGAGGGAGCAGTTCAGCTACAATGAG GTGGTGCTGAAGGGCGCAAGCAAGAAACTGAGCCTCCTAGGA CAAACCTGTGCAGTGTGTCTGGAAGAATTCAGGACCAGAGACGAACTGGGAGTGTGCCCATGCTCACATGCATTTCACAAGAA GTGCCTGCTTAAGTGGCTGGAGATCCGCAGCGTGTGCCCCATGTGTAACAAACCCATCCTCCGGCTCCACACAGACGCTCCCCAGGGTGCCGAGGGTCCAATGGATCCGGAGGAGGTGTGA